One stretch of Periplaneta americana isolate PAMFEO1 chromosome 1, P.americana_PAMFEO1_priV1, whole genome shotgun sequence DNA includes these proteins:
- the LOC138703766 gene encoding methyltransferase-like 26 isoform X1, which produces MSALRAKGVSLLQGAISFIKMHHKASSQRFISHKHVNSAAERNKEPILQVLKKFITPYIEKTGHQDGGYHCLEISSGSGQHITHFAPHFKSVMWQPSEVDVSSFGSISAYIQDSGVSNIQQPIFIDVSEDYTKWGGGGVIGRQSMDFIINMNLIHISPFKCTEGLFHNASQVLKPNGLLFTYGPYAFHGKISPESNIRFNLMLRTQNPEWGLRDIDQLTTLATSGGLQLVEIVALPANNHCLIWRKC; this is translated from the exons ATGTCGGCTCTGAGAGCGAAAG GAGTGTCATTGCTGCAAGGAGCCATATCTTTCATAAAAATGCATCACAAGGCTTCTTCACAAAG gTTCATATCCCACAAGCATGTAAACTCAGCTGCAGAACGTAACAAGGAGCCCATCTTGCAAGTTCTGAAGAAGTTCATCACCCCTTATATTGAAAAGACAGGTCATCAAGATGGCGGATATCACTGTCTTGAAATATCATCAGGCTCTGGGCAGCATATAACACACTTTGCACCCCATTTTAAATCAGTTATGTGGCAGCCATCTGAGGTGGATGTGTCATCATTTGGTAGCATCTCTGCCTACATACAAGATTCAGGAGTATCGAATATTCAGCAACCTATATTTATTGATGTGTCTGAAGATTATACAAAATGGGGTGGAGGAGGCGTAATAG GAAGGCAGTCAATGGACTTCATAATAAACATGAATTTGATTCACATATCTCCATTTAAGTGTACAGAAGGCCTCTTCCACAATGCTAGTCAAGTTCTCAAACCAAATGGCTTGTTGTTTACATATGGGCCATATgcatttcatggaaagatttcaCCAGAATCAAATATCCGTTTTAATTTAATGTTGCGTACCCAGAACCCTGAATGGGGTTTACGGGATATCGATCAATTGACAACTCTTGCAACATCTGGTGGCTTGCAGTTGGTTGAAATAGTTGCATTACCAGCAAATAATCATTGCCTTATATGGAGGAAATGCTAA
- the LOC138703762 gene encoding dnaJ homolog subfamily C member 21 — MKCYYDILGVPRNVDAEELKKSYRKLALRWHPDKNLDNAAEAKEQFQLVQQAYEVLSDPQERSWYDSHRESILKGAGSDYKDNSLDVFQYFTPSCFKGYGDDEKGFYAVYREVFNKLAAEDSEYLSDEDSDFEIPSFGDSNSSYEDVVHPFYAYWQSYSTKKSYAWLDPYDIRDAPNRRVVRAAEKENKKIREKARKQRNEEVRNLVAFVRKRDKRVQEYVKQLEARAAENARKAEERRKKHIKERQEEIKNYKESEWTKFSNIEKELETIEASLAAEFGESDASSCGESESDKEEIEAAVSSLYCVACNKVFKTEKAFSNHENSKKHKENVEVLKSSVLNEEEIIGTGAEQRNGGDSDNECSQINSSNEISSDSTTSLDDIEELEPKEKELKTKNRKIKKKTSNTCNISNAEGSDVEFDMFFSQSKKQRKKQRQKLQMQPVTVTDEKTEDADSESYNDVNGIQIENVDDDSVKKSNRKKTKKDVKTETPKDVADEQAVAENLTETSKPNTVDGSYLKNKKAKTVRKKAKRDVGDGVAGVQDSNHCCVTCHSEFPSKNKLFDHLKKTGHSVYIPRSTTAPTKDRLDERGRGKMKKCK; from the coding sequence ATGAAGTGCTATTATGATATCTTAGGAGTTCCGAGGAATGTGGACgctgaagaattaaaaaaatcttaCAGAAAACTTGCATTAAGATGGCATCCAGATAAGAATCTTGACAATGCGGCAGAAGCTAAGGAACAGTTTCAACTTGTGCAGCAAGCTTACGAAGTCTTAAGTGATCCTCAAGAACGATCGTGGTATGACTCGCATAGAGAATCCATTCTTAAGGGTGCTGGCAGTGATTATAAGGATAATAGCCTCGACGTATTTCAGTATTTCACACCCTCATGTTTTAAAGGTTATGGTGACGACGAGAAAGGGTTCTATGCAGTGTACAGAGAAGTATTTAATAAGTTAGCAGCAGAAGATTCAGAATATTTGTCAGACGAAGACAGTGATTTCGAGATACCAAGCTTTGGAGATTCGAATAGTTCGTATGAAgatgtagttcatccattttaTGCTTATTGGCAAAGTTATTCTACAAAGAAATCATATGCATGGTTAGATCCGTATGACATTAGAGATGCTCCAAATAGACGCGTGGTTCGTGCtgcagaaaaagaaaacaaaaagattCGTGAAAAAGCTCGTAAGCAACGGAATGAGGAAGTGCGTAACTTGGTTGCATTTGTTCGTAAAAGGGACAAGCGAGTTCAGGAGTATGTGAAGCAGTTGGAGGCACGTGCAGCAGAAAATGCCAGGAAAGCAGAAGAACGAAGAAAGAAACACATAAAAGAAAGgcaggaagaaataaaaaattataaggaATCAGAATGGACGAAGTTTTCAAATATTGAAAAAGAACTGGAGACAATTGAAGCCAGCCTTGCTGCAGAGTTTGGAGAAAGTGATGCGTCTTCATGTGGGGAATCTGAAAGTGATAAGGAAGAAATAGAAGCTGCCGTAAGTTCGTTATACTGTGTTGCATGTAACAAAGTTTTCAAGACGGAAAAAGCCTTTTCAAATCATGAGAATTCTAAaaaacacaaggaaaatgttgaagttCTTAAATCATCAGTCTTGAACGAAGAAGAAATAATAGGAACTGGAGCAGAACAAAGGAATGGTGGTGACTCTGACAATGAATGTTCACAGATTAATTCTTCGAATGAAATTTCATCAGATTCAACTACCAGTTTAGATGATATAGAAGAATTAGAGCCGAAAGAGAAAGAATTGAAaactaaaaatagaaaaattaagaagaaaacATCAAATACATGTAATATTAGTAATGCTGAAGGCTCTGATGTAGAGTTTGATATGTTCTTTTCGCAGTCCAAAAAGCAACGTAAAAAACAGCGGCAGAAACTGCAAATGCAGCCAGTTACAGTAACTGATGAAAAAACTGAAGATGCTGATAGTGAATCTTACAATGATGTTAATGGAATTCAAATCGAAAATGTAGATGATGATTCTGTTaaaaaaagtaatagaaaaaaGACTAAAAAAGATGTGAAAACAGAAACACCGAAAGACGTTGCAGATGAACAAGCAGTTGCAGAAAATCTGACGGAAACCAGTAAGCCTAATACTGTTGATGGCAgctatttaaagaataaaaaggCAAAGACCGTGAGAAAGAAGGCCAAGAGAGATGTAGGCGATGGTGTTGCTGGTGTTCAGGACTCTAATCATTGCTGTGTCACGTGTCATTCAGAATTTCCATCTAAGAATAAATTATTTGATCATCTTAAGAAAACCGGACATTCAGTTTACATCCCTCGTTCAACGACTGCACCTACAAAAGATAGACTGGATGAGAGGGGAAGAGGAAAAATGAAGAAGTGTAAATGA
- the LOC138703766 gene encoding methyltransferase-like 26 isoform X2 yields the protein MHHKASSQRFISHKHVNSAAERNKEPILQVLKKFITPYIEKTGHQDGGYHCLEISSGSGQHITHFAPHFKSVMWQPSEVDVSSFGSISAYIQDSGVSNIQQPIFIDVSEDYTKWGGGGVIGRQSMDFIINMNLIHISPFKCTEGLFHNASQVLKPNGLLFTYGPYAFHGKISPESNIRFNLMLRTQNPEWGLRDIDQLTTLATSGGLQLVEIVALPANNHCLIWRKC from the exons ATGCATCACAAGGCTTCTTCACAAAG gTTCATATCCCACAAGCATGTAAACTCAGCTGCAGAACGTAACAAGGAGCCCATCTTGCAAGTTCTGAAGAAGTTCATCACCCCTTATATTGAAAAGACAGGTCATCAAGATGGCGGATATCACTGTCTTGAAATATCATCAGGCTCTGGGCAGCATATAACACACTTTGCACCCCATTTTAAATCAGTTATGTGGCAGCCATCTGAGGTGGATGTGTCATCATTTGGTAGCATCTCTGCCTACATACAAGATTCAGGAGTATCGAATATTCAGCAACCTATATTTATTGATGTGTCTGAAGATTATACAAAATGGGGTGGAGGAGGCGTAATAG GAAGGCAGTCAATGGACTTCATAATAAACATGAATTTGATTCACATATCTCCATTTAAGTGTACAGAAGGCCTCTTCCACAATGCTAGTCAAGTTCTCAAACCAAATGGCTTGTTGTTTACATATGGGCCATATgcatttcatggaaagatttcaCCAGAATCAAATATCCGTTTTAATTTAATGTTGCGTACCCAGAACCCTGAATGGGGTTTACGGGATATCGATCAATTGACAACTCTTGCAACATCTGGTGGCTTGCAGTTGGTTGAAATAGTTGCATTACCAGCAAATAATCATTGCCTTATATGGAGGAAATGCTAA